From one Candidatus Hydrogenedentota bacterium genomic stretch:
- the rnhA gene encoding ribonuclease HI, whose amino-acid sequence MSESEDRVVIYTDGGCVPNPGIGGWGAILIYKGKIRELSGSHPDTTNNRMEMTAAISSLNALKRPCKVAIHTDSEYLKKGITEWLPGWKRKNWTRKGGEIKNVDLWKALDAAASQHDIQWRWVKGHAGVHYNERCDVLASEAIARERMGSG is encoded by the coding sequence GTGTCTGAATCCGAAGATCGGGTCGTCATCTATACCGATGGCGGCTGCGTGCCCAATCCCGGCATCGGTGGATGGGGCGCCATCCTCATTTACAAGGGAAAAATCAGGGAATTGTCCGGCAGCCACCCCGATACGACGAACAACCGCATGGAGATGACCGCGGCCATCTCGAGTCTGAATGCCCTGAAGCGGCCCTGCAAGGTGGCGATCCACACCGACTCGGAATACCTCAAGAAAGGCATCACGGAATGGCTGCCGGGCTGGAAGCGGAAGAACTGGACGCGAAAGGGCGGCGAAATAAAGAATGTGGATCTTTGGAAGGCCCTCGACGCCGCTGCGAGCCAGCATGATATCCAGTGGCGTTGGGTCAAAGGGCACGCCGGGGTTCACTACAACGAGCGCTGTGACGTGCTCGCCAGCGAGGCCATTGCCCGGGAGAGAATGGGTAGTGGTTGA
- a CDS encoding EamA family transporter: protein MTAIGLWSTVEVVTRTILTEVPPIQLAWIRFFVGGVFLSTLLSHDLKRRGLRIDRRILWFCLWVSVPGVVVSNIALQYSLQLTGAAVVATVYGASPLFVLALSRLLLREPMDFARVAGLCFGLAGIAVLSLGKPSPAFSLAGLLLALCAAGTFSLWTVLVKKSAGAFTGLPVTVLCFAFGVLFMTPFALLESEGIDWAVLQRHAGSILYLSVGGTGLAYWLYFKGLAHVDATRAASIILLKPPVAALLASAVLGEALTWNLLVSMGLIGAGLYGVFFWCRNSLRHNNKNA, encoded by the coding sequence TTGACCGCCATTGGTCTCTGGAGCACGGTCGAAGTAGTGACCCGGACCATCCTGACCGAGGTGCCACCGATCCAGTTGGCCTGGATACGGTTCTTTGTCGGCGGTGTTTTTCTCTCTACGCTCCTTTCCCACGACTTGAAGCGACGGGGACTCCGCATCGACCGCCGCATTCTCTGGTTCTGCCTTTGGGTATCCGTGCCCGGCGTGGTCGTCTCCAATATTGCCTTGCAATACAGTCTGCAATTGACCGGCGCGGCCGTCGTGGCCACGGTCTATGGCGCCTCGCCCCTTTTCGTGCTGGCCCTGTCGCGTCTCCTGTTGCGGGAACCCATGGATTTTGCCCGGGTGGCGGGCTTGTGCTTCGGTCTCGCGGGAATAGCGGTGCTCTCCCTGGGAAAGCCCTCGCCCGCCTTTTCCCTCGCTGGACTGCTCCTGGCGCTATGTGCCGCGGGTACCTTCTCCCTTTGGACCGTGCTGGTCAAGAAGTCGGCGGGCGCTTTCACGGGCCTTCCCGTGACGGTACTATGCTTTGCCTTTGGCGTCCTGTTCATGACGCCCTTCGCCCTCCTGGAAAGCGAGGGCATCGACTGGGCCGTACTCCAGCGCCATGCCGGGTCCATTCTCTACCTTTCCGTCGGCGGCACGGGTCTGGCCTATTGGCTGTACTTCAAGGGGCTTGCCCACGTGGACGCCACCCGCGCCGCCAGTATTATCCTGCTTAAACCGCCGGTGGCCGCCCTGCTTGCGTCGGCGGTGCTGGGCGAAGCGCTGACCTGGAACCTGCTCGTATCCATGGGGCTGATCGGCGCGGGCCTCTATGGTGTATTCTTCTGGTGTCGAAATAGCCTGCGGCACAACAATAAGAACGCGTAA
- a CDS encoding ankyrin repeat domain-containing protein — MNCRLILRFARDARAVCALCAVFLAGCTPSLHDVIGRGDLEEARAMLEADPGLAADENELGKQPLQYAVSYRQIDAMEALLEAGADVNAADFTGMTALHAAALLGWQDGARWLLAHGADMNKRDHFGDLPSHTAAIHGQGGVLKILFEAGDSLADKNDAGMTPLDLARKHRKDRAAQFIEKLIASKTS; from the coding sequence ATGAATTGCCGCCTCATACTTCGCTTCGCCCGCGACGCACGCGCGGTGTGCGCCCTCTGCGCGGTTTTTCTCGCGGGTTGTACGCCATCGCTTCATGATGTCATCGGACGGGGCGACCTGGAAGAGGCCCGGGCCATGCTGGAGGCCGACCCCGGTCTGGCGGCCGACGAAAATGAACTGGGTAAGCAGCCGCTTCAGTATGCCGTGAGCTATCGCCAGATCGACGCTATGGAGGCCCTGCTGGAAGCGGGTGCCGACGTGAACGCGGCGGATTTCACCGGCATGACAGCACTCCACGCGGCCGCACTCCTCGGCTGGCAGGACGGCGCCCGCTGGCTCCTGGCCCACGGTGCGGACATGAACAAGCGCGATCATTTCGGAGATCTGCCGAGCCATACCGCCGCGATCCACGGCCAGGGTGGTGTCCTGAAGATACTCTTTGAAGCGGGGGACTCCCTGGCCGACAAGAATGACGCCGGCATGACGCCCCTGGATCTCGCCCGGAAGCATCGTAAGGATCGGGCGGCGCAGTTCATCGAGAAGCTAATCGCGAGCAAGACATCCTGA
- a CDS encoding substrate-binding domain-containing protein → MVSGCGGSGAPDGGPQVAQPASEQTAKVIGMSQCNLAEPWRVQMNSDIAAAAAMHPELDVQFKDAQNDTLVQRAHIEEFVNQGVDVLICSPKEAGPLTEPLKKAFDAGIPVIILDRAVQGDSYTQFIGADNKIIGEAAGRWVAEALKAGGKVVELKGLMTSTPGQDRNSGFRKGIEGSPLEVVFEADMQWLEPEARKEMESALARFDKIDLVYAHNDPAAHGAWLAAKAAGRENEMRFVGIDGLPHEGLQYVREGILDVCFEYPTGGGQAIETALKLLAGESVPKTIVLPSRFFTPENIEGGGEWLPAPAGAQ, encoded by the coding sequence ATGGTGTCGGGCTGCGGCGGAAGCGGCGCGCCCGATGGGGGGCCGCAAGTGGCCCAGCCCGCATCGGAACAGACCGCCAAAGTCATCGGCATGAGCCAGTGCAATCTTGCCGAGCCCTGGCGCGTGCAGATGAACAGCGATATTGCGGCGGCCGCGGCCATGCACCCGGAACTCGATGTCCAGTTCAAGGACGCCCAGAACGATACCCTCGTGCAGCGCGCCCACATCGAAGAGTTTGTGAATCAGGGCGTGGACGTGTTGATTTGCAGCCCCAAAGAAGCCGGTCCCCTCACCGAGCCGCTGAAGAAAGCCTTTGACGCGGGGATTCCCGTGATTATCCTGGATCGCGCCGTTCAGGGCGACAGCTACACACAGTTTATCGGCGCGGACAACAAGATCATCGGCGAGGCGGCGGGCCGCTGGGTTGCGGAGGCCCTGAAAGCAGGCGGAAAGGTCGTGGAACTGAAAGGTCTGATGACCAGCACGCCCGGCCAGGATCGGAACAGCGGATTCCGCAAGGGCATCGAGGGCAGCCCGCTCGAAGTCGTTTTTGAGGCCGACATGCAATGGCTGGAGCCCGAAGCTCGAAAGGAGATGGAATCCGCGCTGGCGCGCTTCGACAAGATCGATCTCGTCTACGCCCACAACGATCCGGCCGCCCACGGCGCATGGCTGGCGGCGAAGGCTGCGGGCCGGGAAAATGAAATGCGATTTGTGGGGATTGATGGGTTGCCCCATGAAGGCTTGCAGTATGTCCGCGAGGGCATCCTCGACGTCTGTTTCGAATATCCCACCGGCGGGGGACAGGCCATCGAAACGGCCCTGAAACTCCTCGCGGGCGAGAGCGTCCCCAAGACCATCGTGCTGCCCTCTCGTTTCTTTACGCCGGAGAACATCGAAGGCGGGGGCGAGTGGCTTCCCGCACCCGCCGGGGCGCAGTAA
- a CDS encoding ABC transporter permease, whose translation MKARSTSPLAGLLGSPVSRAVLALAAVIMIGALFHADGAFYAWHTHRDMLRQVSVYGILACGMTLVIIAAGIDLSVGSVLGLVAVLFSILTIHWGWSAWLATPLCLAAGAGCGLLSGTLIARYTLQPFIVTLAMMVFARGLAKHISGGKKISTYVELPGGGFENRELPAVFSAIDTRVLGGNLAVVTIIFLVCVALAWFVLARTRAGRQLYAVGGNETAAHLSGISVTRVKLLAYGASGVFAAIAGICQAAQETQGDPEAGSAYELSAIAIVVIGGTNLMGGRGSVLLTLLGALTIGYLEKILSLNAVGEASRLMLTGAIIVAAVLLQRRRSP comes from the coding sequence ATGAAGGCCCGGTCCACTTCCCCGTTGGCGGGGCTGCTGGGAAGCCCCGTTTCCCGCGCGGTGCTGGCACTGGCCGCCGTGATTATGATTGGGGCCCTCTTCCACGCGGACGGCGCTTTCTATGCCTGGCACACCCATCGCGACATGCTGCGCCAGGTTTCGGTCTACGGGATTCTGGCCTGCGGTATGACCCTCGTTATCATCGCCGCCGGAATCGATCTCTCGGTGGGCAGCGTCCTCGGGCTCGTCGCCGTGCTGTTTTCCATACTCACCATCCACTGGGGATGGAGCGCCTGGCTGGCCACGCCCCTGTGTCTTGCCGCAGGCGCCGGCTGTGGACTGCTCTCGGGGACGCTGATCGCGCGCTATACCCTTCAGCCCTTCATTGTCACCCTGGCCATGATGGTGTTCGCGCGGGGGCTCGCCAAGCATATTTCCGGCGGGAAAAAGATCTCCACCTACGTCGAGCTGCCCGGCGGCGGCTTCGAAAACCGGGAACTTCCCGCCGTTTTTTCAGCTATTGACACCCGGGTGTTGGGTGGAAACCTGGCCGTTGTGACCATCATCTTCCTAGTCTGTGTTGCCCTGGCCTGGTTTGTATTGGCCCGCACCCGCGCCGGTCGCCAGCTCTACGCCGTGGGTGGCAATGAAACCGCCGCCCATCTTTCAGGCATATCGGTCACACGGGTGAAGCTTCTGGCCTACGGGGCGAGTGGCGTGTTCGCGGCTATCGCCGGCATATGCCAGGCGGCTCAGGAAACTCAGGGCGATCCCGAAGCGGGATCGGCCTACGAGCTCAGCGCCATTGCGATCGTGGTTATCGGCGGCACCAATCTAATGGGCGGGCGCGGCAGCGTGCTCCTGACATTGCTGGGAGCGCTCACAATAGGGTATCTTGAGAAGATTCTGAGTTTGAACGCCGTGGGCGAAGCCAGTCGGCTCATGCTGACCGGCGCCATCATTGTGGCGGCCGTGCTTCTGCAGCGGCGGAGAAGCCCCTGA
- the cysK gene encoding cysteine synthase A has translation MSIFEDNSRSIGNTPLVKLHKLAKGLKTENVYAKIEGRNPAYSVKCRIGAAMIWDAEERGILQPGGTIVEPTSGNTGIALAFVAAARGYKLILTMPETMSLERRSMLKAFGADLVLTPGDKGMPGAIAEAEKIAAENPDYFLPQQFKNPANPAIHRKTTGPEIWNDTNGQIDVFVAGVGTGGTITGVSQYIKKDQGKAIETVAVEPENSPVLSGGSPGKHKVQGIGAGFKPDILDMSLVDKVEKISDDEAFATARRLAREEGIICGISCGAAAAVALRLASQDAYAGKSIVVVLPDSGERYLSTPLFQES, from the coding sequence ATGTCTATTTTCGAAGACAACAGCCGAAGTATCGGCAACACCCCGCTGGTGAAGCTGCACAAGCTCGCCAAAGGCCTCAAGACCGAGAATGTGTACGCCAAGATCGAGGGCCGCAACCCCGCCTACTCCGTGAAGTGCCGTATCGGCGCCGCCATGATCTGGGACGCCGAGGAACGGGGAATCCTCCAGCCCGGCGGCACGATTGTGGAGCCCACCTCCGGCAATACGGGAATCGCCCTGGCCTTCGTGGCCGCGGCGCGCGGGTACAAGCTCATCCTGACCATGCCGGAAACCATGAGTCTGGAACGGCGCAGCATGCTGAAGGCCTTCGGCGCCGATCTCGTGCTCACGCCCGGCGACAAAGGCATGCCCGGCGCCATCGCGGAAGCGGAGAAGATCGCGGCGGAAAACCCCGATTATTTCCTGCCTCAACAGTTCAAGAATCCGGCCAATCCGGCCATCCACCGCAAGACCACCGGCCCGGAAATCTGGAACGACACCAATGGCCAGATCGATGTGTTCGTGGCGGGCGTGGGCACGGGCGGCACCATCACCGGCGTGTCCCAGTACATCAAGAAAGACCAGGGCAAGGCCATCGAGACTGTGGCCGTGGAGCCGGAGAACAGCCCCGTGCTGAGCGGTGGCTCCCCCGGCAAACACAAGGTGCAGGGCATCGGCGCGGGCTTCAAGCCGGATATCCTGGACATGAGCCTGGTGGACAAGGTCGAGAAGATTTCGGACGACGAGGCCTTCGCCACCGCGCGGCGTCTGGCCCGTGAAGAGGGCATCATCTGCGGCATCAGTTGCGGCGCCGCCGCCGCCGTCGCCCTGCGCCTCGCCAGCCAGGACGCCTATGCGGGCAAGTCTATCGTTGTGGTGCTGCCCGACTCGGGTGAGCGCTATCTCTCCACGCCCCTCTTTCAGGAGAGCTGA
- a CDS encoding O-acetylhomoserine aminocarboxypropyltransferase/cysteine synthase, translating to MSDSLSLDTLALHAGQEVDPTTGSRAVPIYQTTSYVFHDHEHAANLFALNEFGNIYSRIMNPTVDVFEKRVAALEGGVLGLGFASGSAAITAACLNICRNGQNFVSSKTLYGGTYNLFAHTFHDFGIEARFVDASNPANVAAAIDANTRFVFVESIGNPANDVLDFEAVAKVAHDHGIPLIVDNTVTSPLLFRPIEHGADIVVHSATKMIGGHGTSIGGVIVDSCRFDWNNGKFPELTEPNPSYHGMKFYEHFSGIGNISYILKARVTLLRDMGACLSPFNAFLLLQGLETIHLRAPRHCENALKVARFLEGHEAVSWVNYPGLESHKDHARAMRYLPKGQGAILGFGIKGGREAAITFINSCKLASHLANVLDAKTLVIHPATTTHQQLSEAEQAAAGVTPDYIRVSVGIEGVDDIIADFAQALAASRH from the coding sequence ATGTCTGACTCACTCTCCCTCGATACCCTGGCGCTGCATGCGGGGCAGGAGGTGGACCCCACCACCGGGTCGCGCGCCGTGCCCATCTATCAGACGACGTCCTATGTGTTTCACGATCACGAACATGCGGCCAATCTTTTCGCACTGAATGAATTCGGCAACATCTATTCCCGGATCATGAACCCCACCGTGGACGTTTTCGAGAAGCGCGTCGCCGCGCTGGAAGGCGGCGTCCTGGGTCTGGGCTTTGCCTCGGGTTCGGCCGCGATCACGGCGGCCTGCCTGAATATCTGCCGCAACGGGCAAAATTTCGTCTCGTCGAAGACGCTCTACGGGGGCACCTACAACCTCTTCGCCCATACCTTCCACGACTTCGGGATCGAGGCGCGCTTCGTCGATGCGAGCAACCCGGCCAACGTGGCGGCGGCCATCGACGCCAACACGCGTTTTGTATTTGTGGAGAGCATCGGCAACCCCGCCAACGACGTGCTGGACTTCGAAGCCGTGGCGAAGGTGGCCCACGATCACGGGATTCCTCTGATCGTCGACAACACGGTCACCTCTCCCCTGCTCTTCCGCCCGATCGAACACGGCGCGGATATCGTGGTCCATTCCGCAACCAAGATGATCGGCGGGCACGGCACCTCGATCGGCGGTGTAATTGTCGACAGTTGCAGGTTTGACTGGAACAACGGCAAATTCCCCGAACTGACCGAGCCGAACCCCAGCTACCACGGCATGAAGTTTTACGAGCACTTCAGCGGTATCGGCAACATCAGCTATATCCTCAAAGCGCGGGTGACCCTCCTGCGCGACATGGGCGCCTGCCTCTCCCCCTTCAATGCGTTTCTCCTGCTTCAGGGACTGGAGACCATTCACCTCCGCGCCCCGCGCCACTGCGAGAACGCCCTCAAGGTGGCCCGCTTCCTGGAAGGACACGAGGCCGTCTCCTGGGTGAATTACCCCGGATTGGAAAGCCACAAGGACCACGCCCGTGCGATGCGCTATCTGCCGAAGGGCCAGGGCGCGATTCTGGGCTTCGGCATCAAGGGAGGACGGGAGGCCGCCATTACGTTTATCAATAGCTGCAAACTGGCCTCCCATCTGGCCAATGTGCTGGATGCGAAAACCCTCGTGATCCATCCCGCCACGACGACCCACCAGCAATTGAGCGAGGCCGAGCAGGCCGCCGCCGGGGTCACGCCGGACTACATTCGCGTGTCGGTGGGAATTGAAGGGGTGGACGATATCATTGCGGACTTTGCCCAGGCGCTGGCCGCGTCGCGGCATTGA
- a CDS encoding homoserine O-acetyltransferase, whose product MVEEDSVGIVEVRHFTFAEPPHPLKLASGATLGPITLAYETYGTLDENQSNAVLLTHALSGDAHAAGRHSESDAKPGWWDSMVGPGKAFDTNKYFVVCSNVLGGCMGSTGPSSINPATGKPYGLDFPVITIGDMVVAQYHLVQHLGISKLLAVAGGSMGGMQALEWATRYPDAVESVMIIASTHLSGAQQIAFDAVGRHAIQADRSFNGGDYYGTEGPAQGLAIARMLAHITYLSEESMRMKFGRSLRSAEALQYDFDSEFAVETYLDYQGEQFVNRFDANTYLYVTKALDYFDIAATYGSLDEAMKRVLGKVLVISFSSDWLYPPYFSQEIVYTLARQKKNVSYCNIQSDYGHDAFLLEVGVISKIVRGFLDHTKNPELVRTQHLSADSETESAPPTAAMENIYEGHRVDYEMIVNLVESGSRVLDIGCGDGELLCKLIAKKNVQAVGLEVAQGSVVSCIRRGISVIQADIDKGLSALPDQSFDYIILSMTLQVIRKPDLALKEMLRVGKKCIVSFPNFGHWRVRWMTFFEGRAPVTRNLPYAWYQTPNRHVLAIDDFRQLCSDLNAQIEREIPLYSEGVARFWPNLFAEEALYVITSP is encoded by the coding sequence ATGGTTGAAGAGGATTCGGTCGGCATTGTAGAGGTGCGCCACTTTACCTTTGCGGAGCCGCCCCACCCGTTGAAACTGGCCAGCGGAGCCACCCTCGGCCCCATCACGCTGGCCTATGAGACCTACGGCACGCTGGACGAGAACCAGAGCAACGCGGTGCTGTTGACCCATGCCTTGTCGGGCGACGCCCACGCGGCCGGTCGCCATTCGGAATCCGACGCCAAGCCGGGCTGGTGGGACTCCATGGTGGGGCCGGGAAAAGCCTTCGATACGAACAAGTACTTTGTCGTCTGCTCCAACGTGCTCGGCGGCTGCATGGGATCCACGGGCCCCTCCTCGATCAACCCGGCGACGGGCAAGCCGTACGGCCTGGATTTCCCCGTAATCACCATCGGCGACATGGTCGTCGCGCAATACCATCTCGTGCAACATCTGGGAATCTCAAAGCTCCTGGCCGTGGCCGGCGGTTCCATGGGCGGAATGCAGGCCCTGGAGTGGGCCACGCGTTATCCCGATGCCGTGGAGTCGGTGATGATCATCGCGTCGACCCATCTCAGCGGCGCCCAGCAGATCGCCTTCGACGCCGTGGGCCGCCACGCGATTCAAGCGGACCGCTCCTTTAACGGCGGAGACTACTACGGCACCGAGGGACCGGCCCAGGGCCTGGCCATCGCGCGGATGCTCGCCCACATCACCTATCTCTCCGAAGAATCGATGCGGATGAAATTCGGCCGGAGCCTCCGCAGCGCCGAGGCGCTCCAATATGACTTCGACAGTGAATTCGCCGTGGAGACCTACCTGGACTATCAGGGCGAGCAATTTGTAAACCGCTTCGACGCCAACACCTATCTTTACGTCACCAAGGCGCTGGACTATTTCGACATTGCGGCAACTTATGGCTCCCTCGATGAAGCGATGAAACGTGTCCTCGGCAAGGTACTCGTCATTTCTTTCTCGTCGGACTGGCTCTACCCGCCCTACTTCTCCCAGGAGATTGTCTATACACTGGCCCGGCAGAAGAAGAATGTGAGCTACTGCAACATTCAGTCCGACTACGGGCACGACGCCTTTCTGCTGGAAGTCGGCGTGATCTCGAAAATTGTCCGGGGCTTCCTCGATCACACAAAGAACCCGGAACTGGTGCGCACGCAACACCTGAGCGCGGACTCCGAGACCGAGTCCGCGCCCCCGACGGCGGCGATGGAAAACATCTACGAAGGCCACCGCGTCGACTACGAAATGATCGTGAACCTGGTGGAAAGCGGCAGCCGCGTGCTGGATATCGGCTGTGGCGATGGCGAACTGCTCTGCAAGCTCATTGCGAAAAAAAACGTGCAGGCCGTGGGCCTCGAAGTGGCCCAGGGCAGCGTCGTGAGTTGTATTCGCCGGGGCATCTCCGTGATTCAGGCGGACATCGACAAGGGCCTGAGCGCCCTGCCCGATCAGAGCTTCGATTACATCATCTTGAGCATGACCTTGCAGGTCATTCGCAAGCCGGACCTGGCCCTCAAGGAAATGTTGCGGGTCGGCAAGAAGTGTATCGTGAGCTTTCCCAACTTTGGACACTGGCGCGTGCGTTGGATGACCTTCTTCGAGGGACGCGCTCCGGTGACCCGCAACCTGCCCTATGCGTGGTACCAGACGCCAAACCGGCACGTGCTGGCAATCGATGATTTCCGCCAGCTCTGCAGCGACCTGAACGCCCAGATCGAACGGGAGATCCCCCTTTATAGCGAGGGCGTCGCCCGCTTCTGGCCCAACCTCTTCGCCGAGGAAGCGCTGTACGTGATTACGTCGCCGTAA
- a CDS encoding ABC-F family ATP-binding cassette domain-containing protein, which produces MSHVVPPKAVLTAHEICHSYGSQPVLDNISMTVHEGDRIGLIGRNGCGKSTLLKIMAGLMVPERGEVIQRQGISVALLQQQCPLDESLSVEEALKLAVAPAQARVDEYHRLLEEMGGLSDADPRYGDLSHTIHDLQHTIDLENGWNLEQEIRRISMALGLVAAERNLGSLSGGELRRVDLAHKLLQHPDVLILDEPTNHIDTRSVEWIERFLEQYQGSCVLVTHDRFFLDRIVNRIVEIEFNKIYSFPGSYARFLDYKLQVEVSEAQAENNRLALIRRELAWYRRGAKARSTKQKARIDRFLDVQEQGPPLKHREFVFEIPEPTRLGKTILEARDITFALGDRDLIKNFTMIMQPEMRVGIIGPNGAGKTTLLKVLMGEGRPRKGKVIIGENTRFLYVDQNHEDVDRTRSIIDHVADGARHMDVGKRRLHIPSYLGNFLFDSNAMEMPIGQLSGGEFNRLDMVKKLLRGGNFLMLDEPTNDLDLYTLRVLEETIENFDGCAMIVSHDRYFLNRVCTHILVFEPEGKLVLLPGNYDDYLLYCSHRAEEQKAEARKVAPPAPVESKKAGAKLTYNEKRELDAMEMTIAEAEDRVRELELVVQDPTLYEKGREIVEQALAELQAAQTRVEELFARWEDLEHRKNA; this is translated from the coding sequence ATGTCCCACGTAGTGCCCCCGAAAGCCGTTCTCACCGCCCACGAGATTTGTCACAGCTATGGCTCCCAGCCCGTGCTGGACAACATCTCCATGACTGTGCACGAAGGCGATCGCATCGGTCTAATCGGCCGGAACGGATGCGGAAAGTCCACGCTCCTGAAGATCATGGCCGGGCTGATGGTGCCGGAGCGTGGCGAAGTAATCCAGCGGCAGGGTATATCGGTTGCCCTCCTGCAGCAGCAGTGCCCACTCGACGAATCCCTCAGCGTGGAAGAGGCCCTGAAGTTGGCTGTGGCGCCCGCCCAGGCCCGTGTGGACGAATACCACAGGCTGCTGGAAGAGATGGGCGGCCTCTCCGATGCGGATCCGCGCTATGGCGATTTGTCCCATACGATTCACGATCTCCAGCACACGATTGATCTCGAAAACGGCTGGAATCTGGAACAGGAGATTCGCCGGATCTCCATGGCGCTGGGGCTGGTGGCCGCGGAGCGAAATCTCGGGTCACTTTCGGGCGGCGAGCTCCGGCGAGTCGACCTCGCTCACAAACTCTTGCAGCATCCCGATGTGCTGATTCTAGACGAACCCACAAACCATATCGACACGCGCAGCGTGGAATGGATCGAGCGCTTTCTGGAGCAGTACCAGGGCAGTTGCGTGCTCGTGACCCACGACCGATTCTTCCTGGACCGAATCGTGAACCGGATCGTGGAGATTGAATTCAACAAGATCTATTCTTTTCCCGGAAGCTACGCCCGATTCCTGGATTACAAACTCCAGGTGGAGGTGAGCGAGGCCCAGGCCGAGAACAACCGTCTGGCCCTGATCCGGCGGGAACTGGCTTGGTATAGGCGGGGCGCCAAAGCCCGGAGCACCAAACAGAAGGCGCGCATTGATCGTTTTCTCGATGTGCAGGAACAGGGGCCCCCGCTCAAGCATCGCGAATTCGTCTTCGAGATTCCCGAGCCTACCCGCCTCGGAAAGACGATTCTGGAGGCGCGCGACATCACCTTCGCGTTGGGTGATCGCGATCTAATCAAGAATTTCACCATGATCATGCAACCCGAAATGCGAGTGGGTATCATCGGCCCCAACGGCGCCGGCAAGACCACACTCCTCAAGGTGCTCATGGGCGAGGGGCGCCCGCGCAAAGGCAAGGTGATCATCGGAGAGAATACCCGATTTCTCTACGTGGATCAGAACCATGAGGATGTGGATCGCACACGGAGCATCATTGATCACGTGGCGGATGGCGCGCGCCACATGGATGTGGGGAAACGGCGCCTGCACATCCCGTCCTATCTGGGCAATTTCCTTTTCGACAGCAATGCCATGGAAATGCCCATAGGCCAGCTTTCGGGCGGCGAGTTCAACCGCCTTGACATGGTCAAGAAACTGCTGCGCGGCGGCAATTTTCTCATGCTCGACGAGCCCACCAACGATCTGGATCTGTACACCCTTCGCGTGCTGGAAGAAACGATTGAGAATTTTGACGGCTGCGCGATGATCGTGAGCCATGATCGTTATTTTCTCAATCGGGTGTGCACCCACATTCTGGTCTTTGAGCCCGAAGGGAAGCTCGTGCTGCTTCCAGGGAACTACGACGACTACCTCCTGTATTGCAGCCATCGTGCCGAGGAACAAAAAGCGGAAGCGCGCAAGGTTGCCCCGCCGGCGCCGGTCGAGTCCAAGAAAGCAGGCGCCAAGCTCACCTACAATGAGAAGCGCGAACTGGACGCCATGGAGATGACCATCGCGGAAGCGGAGGACCGGGTTCGCGAACTCGAATTGGTCGTGCAGGACCCTACACTGTATGAGAAGGGACGGGAAATTGTAGAACAGGCACTCGCAGAGCTACAGGCCGCCCAGACCCGGGTGGAGGAGCTATTCGCCCGATGGGAAGATCTGGAGCATCGGAAGAATGCGTAA
- a CDS encoding alpha/beta fold hydrolase: MIKGQVGGAGTGAEGLHVVSVRTAAYYAIQYPETGLNQDTRSLVVLHGWGQSSASFVRKFASLKHHNILVVAPQAPHQFYLDQTTRKVGFGWLTSFDRDRGVATAVTALDSIFREIEEALGFPFVPVVLGFSQGVSMAWRYAAFGACPVAGVVACGGDFPADVEAVLAARGPVPTMLVHGTDDVIVPIAKGNAAECILAKLGYVPETLYFSGGHEVPEALLTRLPTWMEMAAQT; the protein is encoded by the coding sequence ATGATCAAAGGTCAGGTGGGCGGCGCCGGTACGGGTGCGGAAGGGCTTCACGTCGTTTCGGTGCGGACGGCGGCCTATTATGCGATTCAGTACCCGGAGACCGGATTAAACCAGGATACCCGGAGTCTCGTGGTGCTCCATGGATGGGGGCAGAGCAGCGCGTCGTTTGTGCGCAAATTCGCGAGTTTGAAGCATCACAATATTCTGGTGGTCGCGCCTCAGGCCCCCCATCAGTTCTATCTCGACCAGACCACGCGCAAGGTGGGATTCGGCTGGCTCACGTCCTTTGATCGCGACCGCGGCGTGGCGACGGCGGTGACCGCACTTGATTCCATTTTTCGTGAAATTGAAGAAGCGTTGGGTTTTCCTTTCGTTCCGGTTGTCCTTGGTTTCAGCCAGGGGGTTTCAATGGCCTGGCGATATGCGGCATTCGGCGCCTGTCCCGTGGCGGGGGTGGTTGCCTGCGGCGGTGATTTCCCGGCCGATGTGGAGGCCGTCCTGGCGGCGCGGGGGCCTGTCCCGACGATGCTGGTTCACGGAACGGACGACGTGATCGTTCCCATCGCCAAGGGGAACGCGGCCGAGTGTATCCTGGCCAAGCTCGGGTACGTCCCCGAGACGCTTTATTTTTCGGGCGGCCACGAGGTGCCCGAGGCCCTTCTGACCCGTTTGCCGACCTGGATGGAGATGGCTGCCCAAACTTGA